DNA from Agarilytica rhodophyticola:
CTTATTGTTTAGCGATGTCTAAAGTTTATACTTTTGGCCCTACTTTCCGAGCAGAAAACTCTCATACCAGTCGTCATTTAGCTGAGTTCTGGATGGTTGAACCAGAAATTGCTTTTGCCGATTTAAACGATGACGCAAAACTAGCAGAAGACTTTTTAAAACATTGTATTAGATCTGTGCTAGAGCAGCGCGCTGATGACATGGCGTTTTTCCAGCAGCGTATAGATAAAGATATACTGACTCGTTTAGATGGCGTACTGAATTCTGAGTTTGTGCATATGGATTATACCGACGCCATCGATATCCTTTTAAAGAGTGGCCAGAAATTTGAGTACCCAGTAGAGTGGGGCATTGATTTAGCTTCCGAGCATGAGCGCTTTTTATCCGAGCAGCATATTAAAGGCCCGGTAATTCTGAAGAATTACCCGAAAGAAATTAAAGCCTTTTATATGCGTTTAAACGATGACGAAAAAACCGTTGCTGCGATGGATGTGTTGGTGCCAGGCATCGGTGAAATTATCGGCGGCAGCCAACGCGAAGAGCGTATCGATGTTTTGGATACACGCTTCCCAGATAAAGAAACAGCTGAACATCTTTGGTGGTATCGAGATTTACGTCGCTATGGTACTGTTCCCCATGCAGGCTTTGGTTTAGGGTTTGAACGCTTGATAAATTATGTCAGCGGTATGGAAAATATTCGCGATGTTATTCCATTCCCGAGAACCCCCGGTTCATCTGCATTTTAAAGTTTATTTATAATATCGCCAATGCAATTACCAAGTATCAAAGATGGGCTAACCCAAAAGCAGCGTGTGGTGCTCTTTTGTTTGCAACAACTGCAAAAGGAAAGAAATGGGCGTAATGTGCCGTCTTTGATGCTATACGGACGAGTGGTGGAACATGTTGATATGGGAACTGAGGAGTTTCAAAATATTCTTCAACATTTACTGGGTGTAAATGCCTCTCAACTCAAATAAAAATCCCCGTTAGTTATTCTACCGAGGATTTTTTATTTTAAACCGGTTGTATCTTTATAACAGCGTTTATAAAAACTCGTCGAAAAAGCCGTTAATGCCGTTGCGGATTCCGTTAAAACCGAAAATCCAAGTATCTTCTACTACATCAGAAAAATCAAAGCCGCCGGCCTTAATTGCTGGATTATCGTAGCCAGTTTTACCCAAACTATCATTCGCAACTTTTCTCGCCTCGCGCCACAGCGCACCAGCCTCCGGATCTGACACGGCGCGGTTCCACTGTGAACCATTATGGGTGTGAAAGCCTGGTGTTGAATTGCCTCCGCCATTACCATCGTCGATTTTATTGTATTGCGTATTTTGTTTAACGTAATTCAATGCGGCCGTTCTTGTTTGATCCTCATTCCACTGGCTATGTTGTACAACATGAATACGTGTTCTTGTATTAACATTCGGTAATTGTTGTTTGACTCGGCGTACAATATCCGCTGTAAAATCAGATTGCCCAGCTTCTTGTACCCACACATCGCCACCATTTCTAAGTGTATCAATAACTTTTGCTGCCGTTTGATTTAATGCATTATTGTAATTGTTATGAGCATCCGACCATCGACTACTGCCAAAGGCCATATTAAACAAACGTCCTGCCGGGATGAATTGCCCACCTTGCTTACCATACGCACCCGCAACAGCATGTACTTTGACATTATTAAAACGTGGATCTAACAGCATTGTACCTAGACCAGCAACTGAATGAATATCATCGGCGTCGGGTTTGCCATCAAAATTAGCTAATAACATATCTTTAGCGATATCAAAACGTCCCAGCATCCCGGAAGGCGCCGAGCCTTCTTTACTTACGCGAATCCAATTTAAGTTGAAATTACCCGCTTGTACCTGCACTCGAAGCGTATTTTGGCCGCGGTTTAGTTGACCGATAGTTTCAGTTATCGTGTTCCAAGATTGCCAACCTCCGGTACTATTTACCGTAAATGTGCTGCGTGATACACCGTTTACTTCAATCGTAAACATACCGTTACCTGGCGCTGATGCAACTCGTGCTTCAGCTTTATAACGGCCAGCATCTGAAACATTAATTGGAAATTCTAACCATTCATTACCGGCGATCCAACCTACGTTAAAGCCGCCATTGGCATCTGTGGTTACCTGAATATCAACATCATCTGTGCGATGTTGACCACCAGTGTTTCCGGGTGTGGTATCGAAAAAATTTGAATAATCTTCGGCCTGAATAACGCCTGGAATTAAAACGCCATTTCCACCAGAACTGGCATCACAGCGTTCTGAAGAACACATGCAGACACTTTGTGAACTTTGGCTGTCTCTACAATCTGTTGCTCTGTCGCCATAAGTTGCTCGACATTCAGCAGTAGTATTACATTGATCTTGTGCAAATACTGAAGCTGAACCCGCTATGGATACAGCCATAAATGCAAGTTTTGTTAGTTTTTTCATGTGTTATCAAACCTTTTTGCATATTTAAAGTAGTGTTTTTGATGCTTGTATTAGTGTCGCGTCCAGATATTGCTATTGCATTTCATCCGATTGAAAAAGAATTATTATTTGGTTAAGTAAAATATTTCTTTTTTCTTATCTATATTTGTATTTATATTATTTTATTTTATAGTGTATTCAGTGGTGGCTGATAAGTTGCTGTGTAAATTTTTTGTTTTTAAAATTAATAAACTGTATTTTTAAATTAGAAAAATTAAAAACCTTTCTCTTTTTCTATTTTGTTCAACTTCTCTTTTTTATAAGGAGGGATTTAAGGTTTTTTATTTTTTGAAGTCAAGTGACGTATTTTTTGTGTCTGTTAAAACACTTTAAAAAAGTCGTCAAAAGTAAATTTCATAAGTGTCCTCCAATCGTTTTAATAGTTTTTAAATTAGATTTTTTTATGGTTTGTCATTTTAATTGTCTTTTTTTGTTGTGGAATAAATGGTTTTTAATTTTTTGTTAAAATTTGTAATGTACTTTAAATATAAATAGGTAGAGACTTTTAAGTGGCGGCATAAAGCTCAAGCGGGGAGTTACAAAGTTTTCAAGAATAGTTGGTTCACACTTGAAAATTGAATGATAAGAGTCATTGACACTATCTAGATAGTGTCGGTCCATTGAAAGTTACGAATGCCATTGATAGTTGGAGGAATGAAAGGTAACAATATCTAAATTGATTCAGACTAGAAGAAGCACACGTCCTTGTCGCCTCCGTTGTGTCTATATGAATTAAAATATTTTAACAGCGGTTAAATGTGGGAAACTTTTAGATCGGCTTCATCATCGATCCGTAGTTCTCTTTTTAGCACTTTACCTGTTATCCCTTCAGGCGCATAACTTGTTTGGGGTTTGGTTACTGAAATTGCATGCAATTGAGGTTTACCGTTATCTTTCAGCCAAATATTGATATCCTGCAACATGCTTTTTAATTGTTCTTCATCATGTTGCTTGGCGACAAGATCGACACGGATTGAAGCGCATACTTTTCCATCTTGTTTATTATCTTGATATACGGTGCAATCAAAGATGCTATCAAACCTCTTCATAATTAGCTCCTCGGTAAGTAAGCTATATATGTTTCCTTCCGTTGTTTGTATTGCATCGGTAATTCTATCAATGTGATAAAAAAACCCTTGTGTGTCTCGATATACTAAATCACCTGTAATCCAATAACCCTGACATGTGAATTTTTCCGTAATATTTGTGTTATTCCAGTAACCTGGCGTTAACGATGGTGATTTTATACCTAAGCGTCCAACGGTGTTAGCGCCAAGCACATTGCCATAAGTGTCCAATACAGCAGCATCGACCCACCCTTGAGGCTTACCTACGCAGCGGTCATAATTTCTCTTCTTACTGTCATGAAACACTGTAAACAAGGATGACCCCATTTCAGATGAACCTAAACCATCGATATAAGTTGAGCCTTTTTTAATGACGCCATCTTCCTCATGACTTCCCCAACGGGTAATCTCCTTGACATGACGTTCATGAGCGGCATCACCGGTACTGCGCCAATAAAAAACAGAGTTTAATAACGAAGGATCGACTTCTTCACGTACCATTTCTACAAATATTTTGGGGAAGGCTACGACAAAATCAGCTTGAAATTCATTAATTGACTGAGCCATACTCGCCGGAGACTTATCACTTTGTATTTGCACAGGACAACCTCTAATTGTTGCTTCCATCAAATATGCAATACCCGAGTTATGCGAATGGGGAAGGGCACTAAGATAACGTTCGATATGAGGTATTGGGTTTGCAAGACGGAACTTAACACCATGAAGGTAAGCTTGGTGCGCTGCAATTACTGCTTTGGGGATGCCTGTAGTGCCTGAGGTATGGGTGAGTAATACCGGATCCTTAGCATGATGGCAGTAGGGAAACACCTCAGGTAGTTGACTCATCGGCTCGTCTTGTAACACCTCGGCAATATCATACGCCTTCGGCTTGAAGCCAATAATGGAAAATACTTCTTTTATTTTCTCCAAGCGTTCAGTGGTTGCTAAGACAAGTTTTGCTTCAATACGATCCAAGTATCGCCCGGCAATATCACAAGATAGCTTAGAGTTTATAAGTGCTGGAACTGCACCAATACTTGTAATAGCAACATACTGAATAAAGTAATCCACGGTATCATCTAGGAAAATACCTACAACATCTTTTGGCTCTACTCCCATACTATGATAAAACGCAGACCACTCTCTTGCGAGATCAGCCATGGACTGTAATGAAAAGCTCTTATATGGTTTTCCATGAAAACCCATAACAGGCTCTTGTAAAAACATATAGTCTGAATCTTTTTGTGGATTGCTTGCAAGCGCCTGATGTAAAAAATTCCCTGCACCGAGGTCTTCATCTAGCGCTAGTAAAGAGATTTTATTTGCGGGCAATCTGCTCATATTGTCTCCTTGGAGTGCGTTGCGGTCTTTACTGCGTGTGGCTTACTTTTATAAGCAGAGCTTTTTTCTGAAAGTAAAACATCATAGTTTCTTCTTTCATCATTTATCATACATAAACGAATTCTTTCCAACATTAACTCTTTATGCTGATGTTGAAAGATATTTCGTCCAGCACAAAGGCCTGATGCACCATGAGCAACTGCCACTGAGGTGTTTTTTAAAAAAGTATCTTCATCCGTTAATTCTCCACCTGCAAAAAATACTTGAGTACTATCGCTCACGTCGCTCAATAAATTAGAAATAAAAGAAATGCTTTTGGGAAAACTAATTTTTATAGCGTCACAACCTAATTCAATTGCTAGACGCATAATAATCTGCATTCTATTAATCGCTAGTTCTTCATTTTCTACCATCACTTTATCGTAGAGCATTGCCAGTACAGGAAGACCCGCGTTATGTGCCTGCTCAGTTACTGCACTAAGTAAAGTGAGATTGTGCGCATAATTATTTTCAGTAAAGTTAACTTGAACAGAGACAGCGTCGGCTCCTAAGCTTGCTGCTGTATCTACTTGAGTTACCATATACTTGGTATCATTTTCTTCATTGAGATTAGACATCCCATTTAAATGAACAATAACACCGGTACTTTTAAGAATGGCATTTTTCATGATTAACTGTTCGAGCATTCCACGGTGGGTAATAATGCTGCTAATATTTGGATTGCCAATCCACTGAGCAATCTCATTAGCAGAACTTATTCCCGTCAGTGGCCCTGCAGTTAAGCCATGATCTATCGGTACTATAATACCAAAGCTTTCATTAGAGAATAGTAGTCGTCTTTGACGTAATTTTCGGCCTATATAACTCATTACCATACTCCCGCTTAAACATTAAATTACTTTTCCATAATATTTTCGTCGATTTTAATACCTACATGACGTCCTGTTTCTGTAACATAACCAAGCACTTTGTCGCCAGCTTTTAACTCAGAAATATTGAGCGGCTTAGCATCGTGAGAAAATATACGTACATGCCAGTCGTCCTGCATAATAACATTGACTTCTTCACCGCCTGGAAAACGTACCTCAATTAAGCGTAAGGGGCGTTGCTCGGTTTTTATTCGGCCCACCGGCGCCGTTCTTACTCGACCTTTCGAATTGACAAGCATGACACTGGAGCCTGCTTTTAACTCAGACATATAATCTGTTCGGTCTTTGGTGTTATACACATAGCTATGAACTGCACCTGCATTAACACGGAAAGGGCGTAGCTCCATATATGGTAAAAAGTAAACTTCTGGACAGCAAAGAATACCCCCTTGCGATGTTGAGCCCACCAGCATACCTTCATCTGGATCAAATAAAGTAGCAGTATCAATACAAGCTCGATACCCCATTCCTACCGGCCGAGTGCCAATGACAGTGCCGACCTGAAGGTTTATTGATTCGTTTTCCATTACGGTGATACGTGCTACAAACTCATCTATTATGTCATGATTTTTAGGGGAAAATATTACTCCCTCTGCACCGAATTCCATGACGCCCAAGGTTACAATGGCATCATCCACATCCTCAGGGGTGCTGATTTGTTTCATCAGAATTGTCTGCGTTTTTTGTAATGATGCTATGACCAACTCCAGGGGAATGTTCGTTGGATCTTTAAATAGAATCGCGAGGTAGTCCGCTTTCATACCATCATAGATAGAACTATGTAAGCTATCATTATCATCGACGAAACAGTGATAACATACATTTAAGCCATCCTCCTTTAAGCTGACTAGTTCATCTATGTCAGAAAAGCTAACGACCATTCTCTTGGTTTTGTCATCTTTAAACTTAGCGTACAGTTTTCCGGACTTAAACGTCTTTAATTCATTGGCTGTTTTTAAACGAAGTATAACAAGCATCCGAGAAGGGATAGCTTTTAATAAAGCATCGATATTATTAGGATACACAATGATGCCAGTATAACTAAGGTTTATTATACGATTAAAAACTGAGTCATCAGGTGTGCTTTTTTCCAGATTTGCCGTATCGTACCAAATAACGGGCCCTGATAAATTCTCACGCTTTGAAGTCTCTGATTTCTCAATATTCTGTAGTTGGACAGCTTTGCGTCGGCTGACATTTTTCTCCGTCACAAATTTTTCGTTTTCTTCTAATAGAGCCTCGTTTGCCTCTGACATTTCTACCGCCTTAATTATTCTATGAGTATTAGTTTTTGTTTGATAACAATAATATAAAAAATGTTAGCAATATATAAGCCATTGTTACAGTGGTTTGTTATCTTCTGGTTGTGTTGTTAATTTTGGATAAAATAAATGTATAAAATCTTTGATCATATAAGTAGCTATTAGCGTTAACACCTTAAACTTGAATGAAAATGCATTCATTAAAGTTTAAGGTGTTAAATTTTTAGTACATTTAAGTCTTAATTATATTACATGAAGATAACTTTTTTATTTTAGTTTCTGTCATGTGATGTTGCCGTCGTTTGGTTGAGTGCTATATTTTTTAAATTAACCACATGTTAATTTTCCTACAACTATATAACCTTTTATTCAAGATGTACTTGATGATATTAAGCAGGATGACGGTACTAAATAGATACGCTTGAAGATGATATATGTTCAATACACCTTCATATCACCATATCTAGCTCTAGTTGCTCCTTGAATATTAGTTGATGTATTTCTGATAGAATAGTCTTGGAATATCTTTCAGGAATTAACCAGTTTATCAAGTGATCGCTACTACCTAACATTAGGCATCTAATAGGGTAGGCCGAGAGATAGGACAAAATGCTATTTTTTAAATTTTCATCTGATAGAAAACCATTGCCGACAATGGATATAAGATGGAAATTTTCTTCTATATGAACTTCTGCGATTGATGCTAAGTTTTCACTAATATTATCCAATAGCTCATCGTTGTCTTGTACGGTGGGAGTATCAACTAGGATGCTCAGTGTATTATCTGTATATGCTGTCCAGTCTGAGTGTAATTTACTCTTTGCTAATCGAGAGAATAATATTTCAGGGTCAATTTTTTCTGCTTTTGTATGAACCCTAGCAGTTATGAGCGTTTGTGACTTTCTTCGTGTTATAGATACTGGGCCTATATTATTATTGGATGCTGTGGTTTTGATCCAAGTGCAGTTACCTTTAGGGTTATTGGTCGCACCTATTAAGACAGGTATATTGGATCGCATTACTGGAGCAATGGTTTCAGGATGAACCACTTTTGCTCCAAAGCGAGCCATTTTAGCAGCTATATCAAAGGTTATTTCAGAAAGAGGTTTTGCTTCTTTAATTTCTCTTGGATCAACAGTAAATATACCTTCCACATCTGTCCATAACTGTAGTTCTTTCGCACTGAGAGCTTCAGCAAGCAACGCTGCAGATAAATCACTACCTCCACGTCCCATTGTGATAACATTTCCGCTTGTTGCATCCTCTGCCGTGAATCCCTGCGTAATAACGACACTACCTAGTGGTTGCTGTGCAAAGAGTTCAAGACAGTGACGCTTTATGCTTTCAGTATCAGGTTCGATGCCCGTACACCCTAAGTCATTTACCTTTATTAAATCACGAGCATTAATTATTTGATTCTCAATACCACATGCGCGAAATATAGAAGACACTAATTGTGATGATATCTTTTCTCCCATCGCTAGAATAAGATGGTGAATATGTTCTGGCATATGATTTTGCGTATTTGACATTTTAGTCAAATCATCCATCCATGAATCGAGCATATGTTGGCACTCTTTCTCTATTGTCAAACCATACATTGGTTCCAACAGTTTTTTCATTCTTCTATGAATCTTGTCTAATATATGTAACCTTTCTATACTAAAATCAGTAGCACATAAGTCTGCTAAAAAGTCCGTGATCTGGGATTGTGCACTAACTACCACACAAGTAATAGAAGTATTGTTTTGTACGATATTTGCGCACTTTAAAATCATTGATAATGAACCAACACTTGTCCCTCCAAATTTCGCTATTGTAACCTCTCTCATCGCTTAATCCTTAACTTGATAGGTTCCAGGTACGGTACCTATAGCTAAAATCATTCTATTCCAGCTATTAATTGTTAATACTGATAGGGTAATTTTTCCTATAGTAGATTTATCAAAATACGACGCCATTTCTTCAAAAATGGCATTAGGAACTTGTTTTTCTGAAACCAAAGTAAGCGTCTCAACCCAATGCAAAATGGCTTTTTCTTTTTTTGAATAATTAGGTGCTTCGCGCCATACAGGGAGCATATATATATCCTTGGCATCCATACCGTCCTTAAAGGCTTCTTTAGCATGCATATCTAAGCAAAAGGCACAACCATTTATATTCGAAGCCAAAATCTTAATCAGATGTAACACACGTTTATCCAATCCAATATCTGAAACTGTTTTTTCAAGCTTTAATAGGCCGGCATATATTTCAGCTGGCATATCTTTATAGGTCATTCTAGGAGTCATAATATTATTTCAACGAAAATTAAATTAGCGTAGTTTTAATACTTGATAAGAGCAATAGCTATGCCATTGCCTTAGGTTGGTTGTTTAATTGGCATGTTGTATGAAAAACATCAGGTATATCTTGCGAGAAATCGCTAGTAGCGGTGTAAGATACAATCTCGGTAAGCTAGTTTGATTTTTAGAGCGCATTTATTCCTGTGCTCAAGAATTTATATAAAAATCTATAAAATGTTTTAAAAAAAAAACCTTATGTACTAGATTCGAAACATCACCAAATGTAACTTTCTAAAAAAATATTTTCTTACGTTTAAACTCTAGTAACTATACCTAGATAGTTAGAATATATAGGCTATGACTACAGCATAGATGCAAATTCATATTTATCAAATGCAATATTCTCATGGTATACACTTTGCATTTATCTATGACAATTTAATCAAGATAGGTGTTAAAAATGGAAGAAAAAAAAGAATCCATTAGGCTTATTAGGTTTTTTCATCCTGAAAAGCGATTAGATTTTTTACCGGGAAGTGAAAATGTGAACGCCCTCGCTAATTTTTTTGGTTTGAGTGAACAAGAGTACTTAGACATAAAAGGTGAGTTTAGAGAAAATGTTGAAAATTGTGCTAAACAGCTAATAGAAGAACCAATTGTTTCAGAAGCAATTTCTACAATTAAACTTAAAACAGGCGATAGTATTGCTGTTATCGGTGACAGTCTAACAGACGACTATCAATCTTGGTTTGAAATATTAAAGAAAACATTTCAAATATTAAGACCAGAGTTACAGCTTCAGTGGCATAACACAGCTCTTTCTGGTGACACTAGCATGCAACTGTTTTCTACATTAAGTAGATTAGAATCAATTAAACCTGATTACTTATTTTGCTTAATTGGTACTAATGATGGAAGAATTCATGGGTCATTGAAGAAGCACTGTACTAGTATTGACGAGGTGTCTAATAACTTTGACGCTATAGAATCTCTTGGTAAGTCTGTGGCAACTAAGAAATTTATCTGGATGACACCTGTTGGTGTGGATGAAAGGCGAATTAGAGAAGACTGGTTGTTAACCCGAATGGGAGCTATTTGGGACGATAGACATATATTGAAAATATCAGATCTAATTATGTCTCGTGTCGAATCGAAAATAGATCTCAGGAAAATTTTGCCAGATGATAGGGAAGAGGTTTTTATAGAGGACGGGTTGCATTGGTCGCTTAGCTTTCAAAAACGAGTAGCGAGAAATGTAATTGAGAACTTTTCAGTGATGGTTAATGCAGATGGTGAAAAATAATGGAGATAATAAAAGCATCTGCGTATTACGAAGAAAGGCTATCTCATCTGTTTAAAGACTATCGAGCCTTTTATAAAAAAAATGATGGTCTGGAAGTATCAAGAGAATTTATTCGTGAGAGACTTTTAAAACATGACTCAATTATTTTTATATCGTTAATAGATAAAGAGCCTATTGGTTTTATACAAGTATACCCTACATTATCATCTATAAATGTAGGCGAAGTTTGGCTGATTAATGATTTATATATTGACGAAGGAGCTCGGGGATTAGGAGTCGCGTCAAAATTATTAACAAAAATAATTGATGAGGCTCGCTCCACTGATGTCGGAATGATAAGAATTTCTACTGAGTTAAAAAACTCTCCCGCGCTAAAGTTATACAAAAAATTAGGTTTTGAACCTGACAATAGGTTTCAACATTTCAACTACTTTGTTAAGGCGAATTAAAAATGCAATCGACTGTGGAGTTTCCCGAGGATGTTATCCCACTATTTGAAGCCGCGCTACTAGCACCTTCTTCATTTAACCTTCAACATTGGTTATTTGTATTGATTGAAAATAAAACCACCATCAAGCTTTTATTAGAAGATACAAAATTATCACCTGATGATTTTACGCCAAAATATCTAGTAGTAGTTTGTGGAGATCTTTATTCCTGGAGGGATGTAGACAATTGTTCTAAACATTTGGATCAAGAACAATTAGAAAATGCAAGAAAAAAATCGTCGATTGTCTACTCTGAGCACCCTACAACACAAAGGGATGAAGTTTTTAGAAGTTGTGGTTTGGGTATAACAAATTTTTTATGGAAAGCTGAGCAACAAGGGTTTAATCATATGTTTATACAAAATATAGATCACGATTTAATTAGAAGAGAAATAAATTTGCCAACAGATAAAGTGCTTGTCGATATCTTTGCATTAGATAAAAACATGGGCAAAAACACTCAGTTCGAAACCAAGAATATAGATGACATGCTAATAAATGATAGCTGGTGATACAATGATGAATATAACACAAAAACGCCTAGATAAAGCTGTAGAGTCACGTAGAGCTATTAAATATTTTGAGCCTTCATTTAGCATTCCAGAAAAAGATCTAATAACAATTATTACAACAGCCTTAAATATACCTACGCCAGATGATTGCACTCCTTTTCGTATTTGTAGAATCGAGAAGAATACTGAGCTAAGAAAAAAAATTCGCAATGTTGGGTTTGATCAACCACAACATACCGATGCAAGTATTTTACTTGCAATGTGTGTTGATTTAAGAATTTTAGCATCCGGCCTAAAGTTAGATCTGGAAGCTGATAGTCAGTTGTTAAGGGATAAGGCAATGTTTTACAGTGCTATGTTTTCCCAAGGCATCATGGTTTCCGCAGCAAGTATGGGATATGACACTTGCCCTATGATAGGTTTCTCATTTGACGAGGTTGGAAAACTCTTGAATAAACCAGAGCATGTGATCCTGACAAATTTTGTAGCACTAGGGAAGCGATGTAAAGCTCCGTTGCCACGAGGATCAAAGAGAGAGTTTAATAAAATAGTTTATCTGAATAATTTTCCGGATAAGTAAATAATGAGTATGCAAGATCTATATTTTTCTTTGCCAACACAAAAAAACAGCAAAAAAAAATGGAATCAACTAAGTTTTCCTGTGGATAAAGCGTGTGATATTAGACTAATCGCTTCAGTAGCTTTACAACTTGCTAGATTTAGCGGTCAAAGAAAAATTGATATACTATTAAAATCAACAACTAATGTATTAGACGAAATTCTTGCTATAGACATAGACATAGAAGAAGCTAATTATCTTGAAGATACGGTCACTGCTGTCGAAACTGCTCTAAAAAATGCAAGCAATTATGATGTGAAAAGTTTTGATATAGAAAATTATGATACAAAAGATAGTCGTTACCCATTAATAATAGGCGATGTTAGCACTATCGATGGTCAGTTTGTTAATATATTCTTCGATGATAATAAAGTAGTTATCAAGTATATTGAGCATCACTTTAATAAAAAAGGAATAGATCTTTTTTTCTCTGAAATAGAAAACACTTATAAGTCTCAGCGACAGAATTATGCGGATGCTATACAACGGCAAGTTTACCCGGATCCGGAAAACTCTATATCCACATCAATTATAGATATTTTTCTTAATCAAGTTGAATTAACACCAGAAAAGATAGCAATTATCGATGATAACGGTGAGCTAAGTTACAGGCAGCTAAATAATTGTGTCATGCATCTAGCATCTCAGCTGCAGAAGAATATTAGCGAAGGCGATCATGTTGCCGTTCTATTACCCCGAAGCAGTTATTCATTAATAGCAATGTTAGCAATAGCTTACTGTGGCGCGGTTTATGTACCGATGGATAACAAATATCCTATGCCTCACTTGCTACATGTTGTGGAATTAACTAAGCCCGTTATTATTATACAATCACAATCGGATGAACGAGTTATTATTGAAGGCAAAAGAAGCCTTGTTATCGAAAATTATTTCTCTAATATAAAAGATATCACAAAAAGAGAGGGATATGTTAATAGAACAAAAAGAGATCTATTGCTACCTTTTGCAGTTCTTTTTACCTCCGGATCCACAGGTCGTGCAAAAGCTGTTGTTCACAATCAACTTTCCTTTCTTTGCCGTTTTTACTGGTTGTGGGATACAGTTCCTTTTAATAC
Protein-coding regions in this window:
- a CDS encoding nitroreductase family protein; the encoded protein is MQSTVEFPEDVIPLFEAALLAPSSFNLQHWLFVLIENKTTIKLLLEDTKLSPDDFTPKYLVVVCGDLYSWRDVDNCSKHLDQEQLENARKKSSIVYSEHPTTQRDEVFRSCGLGITNFLWKAEQQGFNHMFIQNIDHDLIRREINLPTDKVLVDIFALDKNMGKNTQFETKNIDDMLINDSW
- a CDS encoding GNAT family N-acetyltransferase, with translation MEIIKASAYYEERLSHLFKDYRAFYKKNDGLEVSREFIRERLLKHDSIIFISLIDKEPIGFIQVYPTLSSINVGEVWLINDLYIDEGARGLGVASKLLTKIIDEARSTDVGMIRISTELKNSPALKLYKKLGFEPDNRFQHFNYFVKAN
- a CDS encoding aspartate kinase yields the protein MREVTIAKFGGTSVGSLSMILKCANIVQNNTSITCVVVSAQSQITDFLADLCATDFSIERLHILDKIHRRMKKLLEPMYGLTIEKECQHMLDSWMDDLTKMSNTQNHMPEHIHHLILAMGEKISSQLVSSIFRACGIENQIINARDLIKVNDLGCTGIEPDTESIKRHCLELFAQQPLGSVVITQGFTAEDATSGNVITMGRGGSDLSAALLAEALSAKELQLWTDVEGIFTVDPREIKEAKPLSEITFDIAAKMARFGAKVVHPETIAPVMRSNIPVLIGATNNPKGNCTWIKTTASNNNIGPVSITRRKSQTLITARVHTKAEKIDPEILFSRLAKSKLHSDWTAYTDNTLSILVDTPTVQDNDELLDNISENLASIAEVHIEENFHLISIVGNGFLSDENLKNSILSYLSAYPIRCLMLGSSDHLINWLIPERYSKTILSEIHQLIFKEQLELDMVI
- a CDS encoding SGNH/GDSL hydrolase family protein, which produces MEEKKESIRLIRFFHPEKRLDFLPGSENVNALANFFGLSEQEYLDIKGEFRENVENCAKQLIEEPIVSEAISTIKLKTGDSIAVIGDSLTDDYQSWFEILKKTFQILRPELQLQWHNTALSGDTSMQLFSTLSRLESIKPDYLFCLIGTNDGRIHGSLKKHCTSIDEVSNNFDAIESLGKSVATKKFIWMTPVGVDERRIREDWLLTRMGAIWDDRHILKISDLIMSRVESKIDLRKILPDDREEVFIEDGLHWSLSFQKRVARNVIENFSVMVNADGEK
- a CDS encoding carboxymuconolactone decarboxylase family protein, yielding MTPRMTYKDMPAEIYAGLLKLEKTVSDIGLDKRVLHLIKILASNINGCAFCLDMHAKEAFKDGMDAKDIYMLPVWREAPNYSKKEKAILHWVETLTLVSEKQVPNAIFEEMASYFDKSTIGKITLSVLTINSWNRMILAIGTVPGTYQVKD
- a CDS encoding nitroreductase family protein — protein: MMNITQKRLDKAVESRRAIKYFEPSFSIPEKDLITIITTALNIPTPDDCTPFRICRIEKNTELRKKIRNVGFDQPQHTDASILLAMCVDLRILASGLKLDLEADSQLLRDKAMFYSAMFSQGIMVSAASMGYDTCPMIGFSFDEVGKLLNKPEHVILTNFVALGKRCKAPLPRGSKREFNKIVYLNNFPDK